TGCCGATCAGGTCGCGGCGATCTACGACTTCATCTACCGCGAAGTGGTGGCAACCCATCTCGATCAGAAGCTCGACCGCCTCGCGGCGCTTGTGCCGGTACTGGAAGAAGACCGACTCACCTGGCAACTTCTCTGCGAGCAGCTACCGGAGCGAGTCGAACCGACAACGGCGCTCGATCAAGAGATTTTGGCCCCGCGATTCGTCGCGGAAATCCAAAACGTCACCGATACTGGCACCACCAGTTTTGGATCGCATCAGATGGCCGGCAGTAGCTTTTCGTTTGATGCTTAAACGGGGGCATCTCTTTCGAGTGTTGTCGTAAGCTGTTGCTAGAACGCGAGTTTCTTCTCTCTTAGGCCAATCGCTGGCCCCATCTTGCTCGGCATACTCCCCCTCGAAAGTTAAGTGGGAGATCGTTTTGCGGTAGTCACTACAGAAGCATGGTGACATCAGCCGCACTCCACATGCGAGCCGCCTCCATGCGACCAGTGGTTGCGGAGTTTGCCCCTCCACTGGCACAATACGGGATTCACGATTCCACGACAGGAATCGCCGTTACTGACGACGTGGCATGAGGTTCTGATGGGTGCATCTGCCCCCGGAATCCTCGCAAATAACGAACCAGCCGCTACCTGATCATGGGCTGCCTGACAAAGCAAAGTGCTCTTAAGCCTGGGAGATTGAAAACATGACGCAGACCAAGACCCTCATTCGTGTGGGGCATAGCCCCGATCCCGACGATGCGTTCATGTTCTACGCTCTGGCCAAAGATCAAATCGAAACGGGCGAGTATCAGTTCGAGCATGAACTGGTCGACATCGAGACGCTCAATCGCCGCGCATTCAGTGGCGAACTCGAGCTCACCGCTCTGTCGCTTCATGCTTACGCTTTCCTCGCCGACAAATATCTGCTCTGCACATGCGGCGCCAGCATGGGGGACAACTACGGCCCGATGGTGATTGCCCGCGAAGATTGTTCGATCGAGTCGCTGAAGGGAAAGACCGTTGCGGTTCCCGGAACGCTCACGACCGCCTTCCTGGCACTGAAGCTTTGCCTCGGCAACGATTTCAAACATGTCGTGGTGCCGTTCGACGAAATCCTGAACGTCACCGAGCGTGGCGAGTTCGAAGGAACCCCGATCGACGCCGGTCTTTGCATCCACGAAGGTCAGCTGACCTATGGAACGCAAGGTTTGAAATTGGTGGTCGATCTCGGTAAGTGGTGGCTCCAAGAGACCGGACTTCCGCTGCCGCTCGGTGCCAACGGCATCCGCCGCGATCTGGGACCGAAGGCGATTCGCGAGATCAACAAGATTCTTCGCGAGAGCATTAAGCATGGGCTTGAAAATCGTAAGCCAGCTCTCGATCACGCCCTGGCTTATGGCCGAGGACTCGATCACTCGAGCGCCGATACGTTCGTCGGCATGTATGTAAATGACTGGACGATCGACTTCGGTGAGCGTGGCCGCGAGGCGGTTCGCGTTCTGCTGCAAAAGGGGTTTGAGGCGGGGGTAATCCCAACGCTTGTCGTCCCTGAATTCGTCGACGAAGGTTAATCGAAAGCGATCGACGCTTGGGTCCCGATAATCCACTAGAATCAGGCGAGAGCAAACTGCTCTCGCCTTTTGCTTTAGGCAAAGCTGGCGACTGTAACGAACCTTTCAATTAGCAAGTCTATCGTGGACGATTCGCCCTCTAGCTCGAGACTTCCGCCGCGACCTATTCGTCCAGCCGATCTCGATGAAATTAGTCCGAGCAAATCGCGGCGAGGATGTTTGCCAATCATCCTCGCCATGGCTTTTCTCATCGTGCTCGGCGCGGTGATGATGATTCTTTCGCTCGGCTATCTGCTCCCATTCCTGATGATTGGTGGCGGGCTGATCGTGCTGATCTTCGGCCAGTATCTGCTGTTCGGCTGGCTGATGGAGCGAATCTATCGCAATCCGCAGGCTCTTCGCGAGCTCGAAGAGCAAGAGCGGGAGAATCAAAAGCCGCCACCACCAACCAAACCGTTCAACGGCAAAGATTAGTCCGTTTCGCACGAATGAGTTGCCTGCGGCAGGCTTTAGAGCTTCACACCTGCGGGATCGAAGTACTCGGGAGCGAGCCCTTCTTTCCACTTGATGTTACAGCCGATGCTGGGAACTTGCGGCTGCGGCGCTTCGCTGCCACCGAGCACGGCATCAATCGCGGCACGCAGATCCTTACCGGTGACTGGCTGCCCATTGCTGGGGCGGCTGCTGTCGAGCTGACCACGGTAGAGGAGCTTGCGGTTTTTGTCGTAGAGAAAAAAGTCGGGAGTGCAAGCAGCGCGATAGGCCTTGGCCACTTCCTGGGTTTCGTCGAAGAGATAGGGGAACGGATAGCCGCGCTGTTCCGCTTCGTGCACCATCTGCTCGGGCGAATCCTCGGGATGCTTATTGGTGTCGTTCGAGTTGATGCCGACCATCGCCAAGCCGCGTGGCAGGTAGTCCATCGCCAGCCGTGTCAGTTCCTCTGCCACATGTTTCACGAAGGGGCAGTGATTGCACATGAAGACGACGAGCACCGCTTCGGCCGGGGCCAAGTCGCTGAGCGAAACCATCTGTCCATCGACATTCAGAAGCGAAAAATCGGGGGCGGGAGAGCCCAACTGCACCATCGTGCTGGCAGTTTTTACCATTGGATATTCCTTGTTCGAAGCGGCGGAAAGTTCGCACGTTTTTCAGGCCCAGCCATGAACATCAGGGGCCTGCTGCGCGTCTTGATTCATAGCTCTTAGTTTAGCGATTTTCGACGCCGTTGTGGGGATCGTTGCGGTGGAGGTCGCGTCCCTTAACCAGCGGTCGATTTGACCCACCAAGCGTCGATGA
This window of the Pirellula staleyi DSM 6068 genome carries:
- a CDS encoding flagellar export chaperone FliS produces the protein MNDPSIDLSHSTAGSTYFETQIVTSTPQRLRLLLIQAALGTIEQCHLAESRGESAEVVRQLTKLREIVGELLSAIAPGAGPIADQVAAIYDFIYREVVATHLDQKLDRLAALVPVLEEDRLTWQLLCEQLPERVEPTTALDQEILAPRFVAEIQNVTDTGTTSFGSHQMAGSSFSFDA
- a CDS encoding MqnA/MqnD/SBP family protein; this translates as MTQTKTLIRVGHSPDPDDAFMFYALAKDQIETGEYQFEHELVDIETLNRRAFSGELELTALSLHAYAFLADKYLLCTCGASMGDNYGPMVIAREDCSIESLKGKTVAVPGTLTTAFLALKLCLGNDFKHVVVPFDEILNVTERGEFEGTPIDAGLCIHEGQLTYGTQGLKLVVDLGKWWLQETGLPLPLGANGIRRDLGPKAIREINKILRESIKHGLENRKPALDHALAYGRGLDHSSADTFVGMYVNDWTIDFGERGREAVRVLLQKGFEAGVIPTLVVPEFVDEG
- a CDS encoding thioredoxin family protein; its protein translation is MVKTASTMVQLGSPAPDFSLLNVDGQMVSLSDLAPAEAVLVVFMCNHCPFVKHVAEELTRLAMDYLPRGLAMVGINSNDTNKHPEDSPEQMVHEAEQRGYPFPYLFDETQEVAKAYRAACTPDFFLYDKNRKLLYRGQLDSSRPSNGQPVTGKDLRAAIDAVLGGSEAPQPQVPSIGCNIKWKEGLAPEYFDPAGVKL